The Candidatus Poribacteria bacterium DNA window GCTCATGTAAAAAGAAAGTGCAAAATATGAAGCGAAATCGTAGGGGCGGGGTTCCCCCGCTCGCCGTAAGGGTTGGGTGACCCAACCCCTACGAAAACTCGGTTGCTGTTGCACTAATTCTTAACATGAGCGATAAACTTTTATCTGAAAAACGATTATCCGAAAGTTGATAGATTTTTTCTGTTGACATTTTAGATACTTTTGATTAAGATAAAGTGTGCAATTACTCTTTGCTAAATTTTCCGATACCCGCGTTGGGTATTAAATGTGATAAAATTCCTCATTTTGAAAGGAGATTGATACTTTGCGAGCGTTTGAATATGTTCCCGCAAAAACTGTAGCTGAAGCTACCTCCTTGCTCGCCCAAAAAGGTGATCAAGCAAAACCCTTGGCCGGCGGAACAGATCTCATCGTTATGGTTCGGGAGAACCGTCGGCAGTTGGAACGGATGGTGGATATCAAGGACCTTCCTGAGACTAATGTGCTTTCATATTCCCCTGACACCGGTTTAGACCTCGGTGCGGCTGTTCCCTGTCATAAGATTTACGCGGACGATGCCATCTCCGCCGCATATCCTGGACTGATTGATGCTGCTAAGATTATTGGTGGAACTGCGATTCAAGGTCGGGCAAGCGTTGGTGGTAATTTGTGCAATGCCTCTCCCGCTGCGGATACGATCCCACCGCTGATAGTGTTGGGCGCCATTTGTGCAATTGCTGGTCCAAATGGATCAGCGCGCGAGATTCCTGTAGAGCAGTTCTGCACAGCACCAGGGCAAACTGTCTTAGAAAACGGAGAGCTTCTTGTTTCATTCAAGATTCCTCTGCCACCGAAAAATTCGAGTTCGTTTTACCTCCGTTTCATCCCACGCAATGAAATGGACATCGCAGTTGTCGGTGCTGGTGCGTCGGTTGTTCTCGACGATACGAAGACGTCCATTGTCTCCGCGCGAATCGGCCTTGCTGCTGTTGCGCCCACACCGTTGCTTGCTGAAGAAGCAGGTGCATCACTTGTCGGCAAGGAAATTTCCGATGAAGCGATTAACGCTGCTGCTGAGGCGGCGCAAGCGATTGCCAGTCCAATCAGCGATATGCGTGGAACGGCTGAACAGAGAACACATCTTGTCGGTGTGTTGACACGTCGTGCCTTAAACGGTGCAATTCAACGAGTGAAGGAGGCATAAAAATAGATGCCTAGAAAAGTCCACGTTCAAACAACAATTAACTCGCCAGAGTTTGCTTGAGGTCTTGCGAGACGTACTTCATCTGACAGGTGCCAAAGAGGGTTGTAATAATGGCAACTGTGGTGCCTGCAGCGTGATTCTTGATGGGCGTCTGGTCAATTCATGTTTGGTGCTTGGTGCTGAACTCGAAGGGAAATCGCTTGAGAC harbors:
- a CDS encoding xanthine dehydrogenase family protein subunit M; this translates as MRAFEYVPAKTVAEATSLLAQKGDQAKPLAGGTDLIVMVRENRRQLERMVDIKDLPETNVLSYSPDTGLDLGAAVPCHKIYADDAISAAYPGLIDAAKIIGGTAIQGRASVGGNLCNASPAADTIPPLIVLGAICAIAGPNGSAREIPVEQFCTAPGQTVLENGELLVSFKIPLPPKNSSSFYLRFIPRNEMDIAVVGAGASVVLDDTKTSIVSARIGLAAVAPTPLLAEEAGASLVGKEISDEAINAAAEAAQAIASPISDMRGTAEQRTHLVGVLTRRALNGAIQRVKEA